A portion of the uncultured Bacteroides sp. genome contains these proteins:
- the rhaD gene encoding rhamnulose-1-phosphate aldolase → MKSILENRPVLAKQVADVAEVAGYLWQKGWAERNGGNITINITDVIDDEIRNMKAISDRVEIGSCLPHLKGCYFFCKGTNKRMRDLARWPMENGSVIRICDDCSSYEIIADKPVAPTSELASHLSMHNYLIGSGSNYKAAVHTHPIDLVAMTHNPAFLKKDVLTKLLWSMIPETRAFCPKGLGIIPYALPSSFELANATVKELADYDVVMWEKHGVCSVGENVMEAFDMVDTLSKSAQIYLTAKSMGFEPEGMSDELMEELKVAFNLPK, encoded by the coding sequence ATGAAATCAATATTAGAAAATCGTCCGGTACTAGCCAAACAGGTAGCTGATGTAGCTGAAGTAGCCGGATATCTCTGGCAAAAAGGTTGGGCTGAACGTAATGGAGGAAATATCACCATCAATATTACAGATGTAATTGATGATGAGATTAGAAATATGAAAGCGATTAGTGACCGAGTTGAGATCGGTTCTTGCCTTCCGCACTTAAAAGGATGCTACTTTTTTTGTAAAGGGACCAATAAACGCATGCGTGATTTGGCCCGTTGGCCTATGGAAAATGGATCGGTTATCCGTATCTGTGATGATTGCTCAAGTTATGAAATAATAGCAGATAAGCCTGTTGCTCCCACTTCAGAATTGGCTTCTCATTTATCTATGCACAATTATCTGATAGGTAGTGGCTCTAACTATAAAGCAGCAGTGCATACCCACCCAATTGATTTGGTAGCAATGACTCACAATCCTGCTTTCTTGAAAAAAGATGTGTTGACGAAATTGCTTTGGAGTATGATTCCGGAGACAAGAGCTTTCTGCCCAAAAGGTTTGGGCATTATCCCTTATGCTTTGCCTAGTTCTTTTGAATTAGCAAATGCAACAGTCAAAGAACTTGCTGACTACGACGTCGTGATGTGGGAAAAGCATGGAGTTTGCTCTGTTGGTGAAAATGTGATGGAAGCATTCGACATGGTTGATACACTTTCCAAATCAGCTCAGATATATCTTACAGCTAAATCGATGGGGTTTGAGCCTGAAGGTATGTCAGATGAACTGATGGAAGAGCTTAAAGTCGCTTTTAATCTGCCTAAATAG